The Osmerus eperlanus chromosome 1, fOsmEpe2.1, whole genome shotgun sequence genome includes the window TTTCAGCAAACGTATCTCCGTTTTCTttcttgatttctttttttctttcagacTATTTTGCTTTTTCCTTAGATGTAGTGTTGGTGTAAATCGTTCTCGTGACATGAATAACCATCCCGGTGTTGTGTCTCCTGTGTTCCAGCCGTCGGGCCGTGACGGAGCACCAGCTTATGCACGACCGTGGACGGACCATCCAGAGCCTGAAGAGACTCATCTGGCTGTCCAGCGCCATGGAGGGTCTCCACACCGCCCAGACCCGCTCCGCCCTCTACCCACCATCCTTCGCGCTCAGCCAGGGGCCCGTCTCAGGCCTCGCCCCCTTCCCCGCCAagcaggacagcggcccctcCAGGGGAGCGATGGAAAGCCTTCTGAGAGACTTCTTCAACCCCCATCTCAGTGGACTCTCTGAGGGAGAGCCCtagccccccagcccacccccccccccccaacacacacacgcacacacactctaaactCATCATATAGCAACACTAAACACACATTCAAAATGCTAGCTTTTTTTTCCACTAGCAAACCTCTTCAAAACATACCAATGACATTCTCT containing:
- the pth4 gene encoding parathyroid hormone 4, producing the protein MVLPLKPVQMLALMVLVVFTISQCQETESRRAVTEHQLMHDRGRTIQSLKRLIWLSSAMEGLHTAQTRSALYPPSFALSQGPVSGLAPFPAKQDSGPSRGAMESLLRDFFNPHLSGLSEGEP